One Bythopirellula goksoeyrii genomic window, GAGAGAACTGGTCAAACAAGCTTGCGAGAGCGAACTTGGAATCGAAGGAAGTTACCAGCACATAGCTTCCTGGATAGAGCATCAACGGAACACAGCGAATGTCGAAGGACGTGCCCGCTTCGCACAACTCTCTGCGGCCGTCCGTCTGCACGACCTGGCGAGTGCTCTGGAGATCGCGCCAACGGGACTTACTGACGTGGCGCCCGAGCAGTTGCGGACATTGCTCGACTGGATCAACGTTTTTCCTTTAACCGAGCACGGGCCGGTTTGGCTCAAGGCGTTCGAGGCCGGTTACCACGAGGATGTGCTTGGCAAGATCGGGGCGAGCGCAAAGAACTTGGCTCGGTCCGGTGAGACGAAAACGCGTCCGGCCGCTCAGGCGATGTTCTGTATCGATGTCCGTTCTGAACCATTTCGACGGAGTATCGAGTCCGTTGGAAACTACGAGACCATCGGATTCGCCGGTTTCTTCACGTTGTTCATCCGCCACCAGGCACTTGGCGATCATCACTTCACCGAGCAGTATCCGGCGATTGGAAAGGCGCAGCACACCACGATTGACGTTGTCCGGAAGAATCAGGAAAAAGAGCTGGCCAGACACCAAGCCGGGAAGGATCTCTTCCACATAGCACACGAGCTGCTTCACGACCTGAAAGCGCACGTTCTGACACCATACATCACTGTCGAGGCGCTGGGCTGGCTGTACGGCGTGCAACTGTTCGGTCGGACTCTGTTTCCGACCCTTTATCGCAGATCGCGTGAGAAGATATCTGAAAAGGTGGCACCTCCGGTCGGCACGAACGTCACCTTCGACGAAACGGAAGAAGACGGTGTCAAACTCGGGCTGACGCTCGACGAACAGGTCTCGATGCTGGAGACCGCACTCCGCTCGATCGGACTGACTGACAATTTCGCCCGACTGGTGCTGGCTTGCGGGCACGGCAGTTCTTCGGACAACAATCCGTACGAGGCAGCACTCAACTGTGGAGCCTGCGGAGGCAATGCCGGCACACCGAATGCCAGAGTCTTTGCCTCGATCGCCAATAAGCCTGAAGTTCGCTCACAACTCGCTGGCCGCGGAATTGTGATTCCCGCAGACACACACTTCCTCGCGGGACTCCATGACACAACTACAGACGGCGTCACGTTCTACGATGAGGAAGATATTCCCTCGACACACCAGAGCGACATGGAACGCTTCAAGAAAGACCTTCGTGAAGCCGCCATCCGCACGAACAAGGAACGATGCGCCCGGCTGCCGCTCATCGGCAACAACCCCAGTGCCACCACCGTTCAAAAGGAAATTGATCGCCGAGCCGGGGACTGGAGCGAAGTTCGACCGGAGTGGGGGTTGTCAGGCAATGCGGCATTCATCATCGGACGCCGCAGTTTGACGCAGGACATCGACCTCGAGGGTCGAGCGTTTCTCAATAACTACGACTATCGCCTAGACCCGACGGGCACGCTGCTGCAGGGCATTTTGGGCGCTCCTTGCGTTGTCGGTCAGTGGATCAATAGTGAGCATTATTTCTCGGCAACGGACCCGGAGGTCTACGGTGCCGGCAGCAAAATCTACCACAACGTCGTGGGACGGATTGGCATCATGGCGGGACCGCAAAGCGATTTGCGCACCGGCCTGGCTCGGCAATCTGTCATGAAGAGCACGATGCCGTATCACGAACCACTAAGGTTACTTGTCGTGGCCGAAGCCCCACGCGAGCGTCTCATCAAAGCTTTGGAAAACCTGCCACACGTGCAGGCACTTTTCGACAACCAGTGGATCCATCTCGTCGCCGTCGATCCCGAGCAAGAGAACCCGCTCTATCGCTACGAACCCGGCCTCAAGTGGGTGAGCCTTTCGTAGCCATAACTACGGCGGTTGCATCATCCAAATTCTGAAAGGAATCACCGTTCGGCGCTGAGGTGTTGGCCACCGACAACACTGGGTAGGGACGGCGAACATCGCCAGAATGATGACGCTCAGTGATTTCCGAGCGTCAGAAGGTTGCGAACCGCCGAATCAATCTGTGCCCATCGGCCCTACGCCAAAACTGCCTCATCCCGACACTCTGTACTCAATTCGGCATTTCCTAAACTCACCTCGGTTGCATTGCCAGACCGTTCGAGGGATTCGAGGGGGTGGGTGGAGATGGCAGGAGAAATACCACTCGGAGAGTGGTGCTACTCTGGGAGAAGTGTTGAAGAATTGGTGGTTGGTGCGGAGTAGCATGTCCTGAACCTGTACCGACTGCATGCGAGTTATCGAGATTCTCTTGCGCAATAAATTGCCTGGGCGTTGGCTGGTTTCGGAGTAAAATACGAGTATTGCTATTCGGAACAACACAAGGTCCTAAGCGCCTGAGAAGATTGAGAAGTTTTATGGGGCAGAGAATCGCCGCACTTTTTTTGGTTGGTTTCATTCATTCGTTCGCGGGACTCTGTGAGGCCGTGGACTTTGAGTTTTACGGTCGCACGGGCAATGGAATCGAGCTTGATTTCAGTTCGCGACTGGGGGTGCCTGGTGGTGCTTCCTTTTCAGGGTTGTCGCTGAGCGGATTTGGAGGCCATACGGTTCTCACTAGTTCCGATCTCAACCAGGGCAATTTTGCCAGCGATGGACAGTTGTGGGTGTTTGCGAATCCAGCGCGGAATACACCCGGCTTGGGGGACACAAACCCTGCTGCACGGGGTTTCCAAGGGGCGCTCACGGGAAGCGTCCTGGTGAACGGCGAGCAGAAAACTTTCTCGGTCGTCGTGCAGCCAGGATATACGGGAGCGGGACCCGGTTCGGTGGGACAGAGCTTGGAATCGCTCAACAAACCAGGCAATAATCCCCTGTTTGTCGCCCAACAACAGCAGCGGTTGCGTTACTTGGGTTTTGTGCGGGAAGGAGGGGCACCGATTGCAGTGGATGGGGATTTTGGTCCCAATACCAATGCCGCCCTGCGCACGTTCCAAGCAGCGTTCGTTGCAGGGATTAACACCACGCAAAGTAGCGTGGATGGAATTGTCGGGCCGAACACGGCTGGTTGGCTCAACGCCGCCAACGCCCCGACCTGGGAAGAACTGATTGATCCCGACCCGCAAGTTCCCGGCACGTTCAGCGTGAACAACATGATTGGCGACTTCGATATTTTGCCCAGTCGCGACCCGGGCACGAATCAGCGAACGGGGCTCACGCCGCAAATTGAACGGTTTGGCACAAGTTGGGCTCACACCCTGTGGAAGGCCGGTTCGGCCAGTGCCAAGACCGAAACCGGGATCACACAACTCATGAACGCCATGTCGACGGCGGATGGCTATGGCTCGGCATCGGCCCACAGTACGCACCGCGTGGGCATGGATATTGACATGCATGTCGATGTTTCCACTTGGAACTTTGGCAATGGCGTTACCAGCACAGCGGAGCAAAATGTGATCGACATTGCCGTGGAGTACATCGACTCTGGAGCCAGCGGTGGATCACAGAGCGGACGCGTGATTAGAATTATCAGCTCGAATCAGGACATCCTCGATGGAATCAATTCGCAGCGTCCGTCGACAGCGACTTGGTTCGATTCGAGTGGTGCCCATCAAAATCATTTGCACCTTGATGTTGGATCGCCCACACGTATTGCAGGATTGGCAGATCGACCGGGAGACTTCAATTTCGATGATCAGGTGGATGGCCGCGATTTTCTGGTGTGGCAGCGTGGCGGGTCGAGCAGTCCCCACAGTGGATCGGATCTTGCGCTGTGGCAAGGACATTACAATGCAAGTTTGACGGCCTCGGTTGTCACTGTTCCTGAGCCTGGGAGTGGGATGATGTTGGTGGGGCTGTGGATGCTGGCGGCGATTGGGTGGTGGAGGAAGAGGAACTCGCTCTGCTGCGCTGGGGCTCCGCATCGTGGCTAACACAGAAAAATAGCGCGGTAACTGAAAATACTCGAAACCTCTTGGCTCATGGTGTAAGCTGGGTGGGTGGAAACTACTGACCCCCACGTCCGTGATCAGCTTTGCCTCTCGATGGTGTCGGGGGTGGGGCCGCTAGGCATTCAACGACTGCTTTCGCATTTTAGTTCTGCTGGGCGGGTGCTATCGGCTTCTGCAGGTGAGTTGACTTGTGTTCCTGGCATTGGGCCGACCATCGCCAAGAGAATCGCTGGGGCTCGGGCTGAGATCGATGTCGATGAGCAACTGCGCATCGCTGCGGAAAATGACCTTGCGATTCTTACGCCGCAAAGCGCTGACTATCCGGCTCTGTTGAAAGAAATCCCCGATCCGCCGGGGGTGCTGTTTGCGCGGGGGGAGCTCAAGGAAATTGATGGACTGGCTGTGGCGATTGTAGGTACGCGGCATGCCAGTCGCTATGGACTGAAGCAGGCCGAGACGTTGGGAGCGAGTTTGGCTAGCGCGGGATTCACCGTGGTGAGTGGCATGGCGCGGGGGATCGACACGGCGGCCCATCGCGGGGCGCTCAAAGCGAGTGGGCGGACGATTGCGGTGCTGGCCAGTGGGGTGTTGGCCCCTTACCCTCCGGAGAACAAGGGATTGGCCGACGAGATTGCTGCTAAGGGTTGCGTGATGAGCGAAGCGGCGCCTACGATGCCGCCCATAAGCGGGATGTTTCCACAGCGGAATCGGATCATTAGTGGGCTTACCCTGGGGACGATTGTGGTGGAAGCCGCTGATAGGTCGGGGGCACTCATTACGGCCCGCCATGCCACGGAGCAGAATCGACAGGTGTTTGCCGTCCCAGGGCAAGTCGACAATCGGCTCGCGACCGGCACCAACCGGCTGATCCGTGACGGGGCCCGACTGGTGACTTCGATCGACGATGTGCTGGAAGAACTGGGGCCGCTAGCTCACGAGGCGCAGCGCGAGGATGGCACGACGATCCGCTCCCCGGCGGAGTTGGCCCTCAATGAGATCGAGATGCAGGTGTTGCAGGCCATCGAAAAGGGTGGCTCGCTTATTGATGAAATCACCGTTAGCACACAGATGCCCGTGCAGAGAGTTTTGGCGACGGTGAGCGTATTGGAGATGCGGGGTCTGGTCCGCAAAGTGAGCGGCAATCGGGTGGTGCGGGTATAAAGGTACTTAAGTGTCGCTTTATAGCCTTTTAGGCTCCCGCTCAATTGTCCACCCAACTGCATGATTTTTGACCAGTGGTGCAAAATCAGACACTTTTTCCTGGGACATTCGAGAGAAGAATCTGCCAAGAAACTGGCAAATTCTGCAATTCTGGCAGTTTAGAACGGTGACTTCGAAGGCGAACCAAATGGCTTCTTTTTACGTAAAATGTTAGCACTATAGGGTTTGGGTGATTGCTAGCACCGCTAAACCGTCCAAAATGCCAAGTCTCGGCATAGGAGTTGCGATTACCCCCTACGCAACTGCTCGACGCGGGTCTATCCCCAAAAGTGAGTAGCCCAAGCTTCACAGAAAGAATTAGCGGCTACAATGGATACCTGAGTTCGGCAGATGCCACCGGCAGAGCCTGGTGTTCCGCCACCCATGGAATCGCACATGTATGTTGCGAGGGTACGCGGATTCCTATTTTGGACGGCAGGGAGAAAGGATTTTCTCCTGATTAGCGTCGAACTCTCGGAATGAGGAGTTCGTAAAGATGGTTAGGCAACCCAAGGAACAGTTGAAGAATAACGGTGCGACAAGCGAAGTAGCGAACCTCAGTGATGAGCAGCTAATCGCCTCGTACCAAAAAGCGGAAGATAGCTCGGTTTTTGCCGAGTTGGTCTCTCGCTACGAGCGTGAGTTGTACAATTACTTGAAGCGATATCTGGGCGACGCCGTGTTGGCCGAAGATGTGTTTCAGACAACTTTCCTCCAAGTCCATACGAAGCGAGATCGATTTGAGTTGGGGCGCAAGTTCCGCCCATGGCTCTACACGATTGCTACGAATCAGGCGATCGACGCCCAACGCCGCAATCGCAGACATCGTCGCTTGAGTCTGGATCGAGCACACAGCGCTGGAGGAGAGGAAGTCGGTTCGCTAATGGAAGTTGTCGCGACGAGCGATGCCAGCCCTTACGACACCGTGGAAAGTGGCGAGCAGGCCGAGTGGGTCCGCAACGAAGTGGCAACCTTGCCCGAACCGTTGCAGAACGCGGTCAACCTGGTCTACTTCCGAGGGATGAAATACCGTGATGCTGCCAAGATTATGTCGATACCTGTGGGAACAGTCAAAAGCCGACTCCACGCAGCGCTCAAACGACTCGGAGAGTCTTGGCGCGATTTGCAAGTCGCGAATCACCAGTAGTGGTCCAGCGGGTCTCGTTTTCGTCCTGGCGAAGACATGTTTCAATCACATTAAGACTACTTATCACGAGCCTGCGACCATTGGTTGTAGGCTCGTTTTTTGTTATCAGACTGCGAAAGCTCCGGTTCGATGAGAGAGCAACTGCTAGCCTACTTGCTGAATGATCTAGATCCTGCCGAGCGCAAAAGCGTGGAAGACGCGATTGCCGCCGATCCGAAGTTGGCCGAGGAATTGGAGCATCTCCGCGAG contains:
- the dprA gene encoding DNA-processing protein DprA produces the protein METTDPHVRDQLCLSMVSGVGPLGIQRLLSHFSSAGRVLSASAGELTCVPGIGPTIAKRIAGARAEIDVDEQLRIAAENDLAILTPQSADYPALLKEIPDPPGVLFARGELKEIDGLAVAIVGTRHASRYGLKQAETLGASLASAGFTVVSGMARGIDTAAHRGALKASGRTIAVLASGVLAPYPPENKGLADEIAAKGCVMSEAAPTMPPISGMFPQRNRIISGLTLGTIVVEAADRSGALITARHATEQNRQVFAVPGQVDNRLATGTNRLIRDGARLVTSIDDVLEELGPLAHEAQREDGTTIRSPAELALNEIEMQVLQAIEKGGSLIDEITVSTQMPVQRVLATVSVLEMRGLVRKVSGNRVVRV
- a CDS encoding RNA polymerase sigma factor, which encodes MVRQPKEQLKNNGATSEVANLSDEQLIASYQKAEDSSVFAELVSRYERELYNYLKRYLGDAVLAEDVFQTTFLQVHTKRDRFELGRKFRPWLYTIATNQAIDAQRRNRRHRRLSLDRAHSAGGEEVGSLMEVVATSDASPYDTVESGEQAEWVRNEVATLPEPLQNAVNLVYFRGMKYRDAAKIMSIPVGTVKSRLHAALKRLGESWRDLQVANHQ
- a CDS encoding peptidoglycan-binding domain-containing protein, which codes for MGQRIAALFLVGFIHSFAGLCEAVDFEFYGRTGNGIELDFSSRLGVPGGASFSGLSLSGFGGHTVLTSSDLNQGNFASDGQLWVFANPARNTPGLGDTNPAARGFQGALTGSVLVNGEQKTFSVVVQPGYTGAGPGSVGQSLESLNKPGNNPLFVAQQQQRLRYLGFVREGGAPIAVDGDFGPNTNAALRTFQAAFVAGINTTQSSVDGIVGPNTAGWLNAANAPTWEELIDPDPQVPGTFSVNNMIGDFDILPSRDPGTNQRTGLTPQIERFGTSWAHTLWKAGSASAKTETGITQLMNAMSTADGYGSASAHSTHRVGMDIDMHVDVSTWNFGNGVTSTAEQNVIDIAVEYIDSGASGGSQSGRVIRIISSNQDILDGINSQRPSTATWFDSSGAHQNHLHLDVGSPTRIAGLADRPGDFNFDDQVDGRDFLVWQRGGSSSPHSGSDLALWQGHYNASLTASVVTVPEPGSGMMLVGLWMLAAIGWWRKRNSLCCAGAPHRG
- a CDS encoding DUF2309 domain-containing protein: MNSVTENAAEAGTRPSEIRELVSQASGVIAHYWPMSMFVHHNPLHNIESMHFEEAVRLGKRFVGGNGYLPNEVFREYVQSGRIQPDHIDAALRPNTEDQSITLGQRTVSHFDVLKAYLLSGNMPPAEETLQAFVDRSPNADSLRKLANYLAPVLPDPEPDESPLGRDMTLAEWCDRYLQTHLTDPINREVIKWCEAFLDEGHAFWAMPEREKGFYHTWKSLAALEWSPCGIANSRGKIEQLPESPEEALLEHLDVLGIPEEMRQEYLSLQLTGLCGWASFINWRGELSEGYEWQETYPIDLTQYLAVRVWYERELVKQACESELGIEGSYQHIASWIEHQRNTANVEGRARFAQLSAAVRLHDLASALEIAPTGLTDVAPEQLRTLLDWINVFPLTEHGPVWLKAFEAGYHEDVLGKIGASAKNLARSGETKTRPAAQAMFCIDVRSEPFRRSIESVGNYETIGFAGFFTLFIRHQALGDHHFTEQYPAIGKAQHTTIDVVRKNQEKELARHQAGKDLFHIAHELLHDLKAHVLTPYITVEALGWLYGVQLFGRTLFPTLYRRSREKISEKVAPPVGTNVTFDETEEDGVKLGLTLDEQVSMLETALRSIGLTDNFARLVLACGHGSSSDNNPYEAALNCGACGGNAGTPNARVFASIANKPEVRSQLAGRGIVIPADTHFLAGLHDTTTDGVTFYDEEDIPSTHQSDMERFKKDLREAAIRTNKERCARLPLIGNNPSATTVQKEIDRRAGDWSEVRPEWGLSGNAAFIIGRRSLTQDIDLEGRAFLNNYDYRLDPTGTLLQGILGAPCVVGQWINSEHYFSATDPEVYGAGSKIYHNVVGRIGIMAGPQSDLRTGLARQSVMKSTMPYHEPLRLLVVAEAPRERLIKALENLPHVQALFDNQWIHLVAVDPEQENPLYRYEPGLKWVSLS